The following DNA comes from Ricinus communis isolate WT05 ecotype wild-type chromosome 10, ASM1957865v1, whole genome shotgun sequence.
aaagaatttggaaaaattggtattataattgattagtagtattaaattttaagttggaaattgattatttaatttaattgtgtgttaggactaaattggaaattattttggaataaagctaaaggaaagtttaggggttaaattgaaattctgcaggatgaaattgtaagtaattaaagaagttgagggaccaaattgtaataaggaaaagttcgggggcctaatgtcgatattgaaaggaaggaaaatcggggaagaagagaggtGGGGAGAGAGAAGGAGGCTGCGGCCTGGCCAGGCGGCGTGGCCTGGCTACCGGCGGCCAAGGCGATGGCGGGCGGCTCACGAGGAAGATGGCCGAGCTTCCTTGCCGTCCGCGGCGTCGGCCTCggtgccgatcgactcctctcgctcttggctttgttttggcggcaGCGGTGTCGATAGTGGTGGCCGGAAAccgaagatccggtggagagagaaaatgaagGCAGCCGAGGTTTTTCAGCTTTTCcagcgagctccggcggaggatggacgatcggaggacatatcccgattctcctcagctcaagcttcgcgatggcactggtttcgtggcaatcgggctccgtttgcaaatcgacggccgagatcgtccgcaaatatCTCCGAacgatcgggtgtcagatcgaaaaatcgaAAGTGGGGATCAtcgtcagcgcgtcgttgtgagtccgatggtgtgtccgGATTGTCGATcagactccggcggccggaggcgtGTCGACCAAGCGTCTCgataattttctctggccgttgatcttggaaatcctttgattttaaatttgtgtttattggattatattgagtatttgatgatatttgtgagtcaaaaataattgtctgtcagtttgcctgcctcgtattttatgctgtgtggcggagtaaGGAAATAGtaaagtttggggacccgactcccgttgtttaaattgttggatatttggagtgtttttctggcaagtcctggacccgtttttacggggggtaatgttcgtgttgtaggggaggttctgccggattttcggtagaattctcccgagtcgagattcttagacagtcagtcctaggagtctagacctaggattaaagatcgattgtttcagcgttttgataaattgttttccgtgactagattgtccgtttgttcggctcgctccaaccgaggcaccggagcagagctaggaggtcgcccaattctgtgagttaaagtcatttaatcattgcgctattgctaagtttgattttaatatgctattttggaagtttatgcttaatatggttattagtatcgcaacgtaaataattttactggattattaattattgaagataatataagtattattatagtaatgttataataataccaaatataatcgattttccacatgagttgcacgatgtcttactcttaattgttaatcgttattttgatatggttgaatgatttcattatacaatgatatttattaaatggatgattgCATTTTGGGagatgtggctttcgtagaacatgccacctggtggGTTGCATCAGACCGCAGCGCACTtaggtaatgatcatggacatgtaatcggattttttatgggtttgccacggtgagcatggctctctgggctgatttgtgtaaattgccggaggtaaggtccctggtcgagcattgctctcggtatgccggcttatttggatacttaagtgaccggtggaagtaaggtccctggtcgagcattgctctcgggggcgccagtcttattggattaagagagccaaaatgcatttgttagaatttggggttagggttctcttgagccactcgtcctgtaaaagtaaaaatatatttttatttattcatttatttatttattatggtatgattataatatggattgtatttacgtgcatggttgatatattgattcgaatgatcaatattttctgtgaataaagtagtagggtatgattatagtatgtttggtatttatgtgcatggtttgatatactgatttgaataatctatgttttctgagaagaatgcaatagtccccagattatttgattttaactcattcTCGAGACTGATAGTCTCATTtgtactgtttttcagattcgtgactgttagtactcatgactcttattcaagaactccttcatcatcgggtgatgtatttgatttggtatgtaaattggtaaatcttagattctccgcagtagtaatagtagatgtatcagttgtaaatttttctgagtttcaggtctcgcctagtttttctggcagaccgaagtatttatgtagaatgtagttgttaagataaattgtggctttaataatattaatttgagatgagatttgtttaagtcagtgagtgtcaggcttactacgggtttcgatGGCCTTAAGTCtatccattccctagtgccggtcacgggcccacgggtggggtcgtgataAATATTAtcgtaatattaattatatttaattaatatgttaatcaattaaaattttaaaattttaaaataaactttatatctattgtcttaattttttaaaatattagaaattttatttagaaagatagttaaaaaaatttaaaatattgttattcttttaaaactatatcaaggaattagaaaatattgataattctattctttttacaaacacattttatattattatttataatcaaaataataacaacaatcaTGCAATATGCGGGTAGAGGActagttttaaattaaatttactatTAATATAGTAAATCTTAAGTTAATTACACATTTGAGATTACCAAATGAAAAATATCTAACTATTTTTTCaaggaaaatagaaaaaaaaattaaagcagaaagaaaaaaagaattgcataAATGTCGTATAATTTCCGATTAGATTGAAATACTCTCATGttttaaataacataataGGTGATGTTATTATAATGtaaactattaaatttgaatttagtgatggaaattttattattcaataatgaaaattttaaattactattttagtaaaatttcatccatttaattggaaattaaCGATGAAGATTATATAACATAACAGTGTAACATGAGAGGACCCAATCCATTGGGATCACTAGTAGTCTTCGTGGAAAATCTAATTAGCTAGATTTTGGTGTCATCATCACTTaccaatttcttttaacaacTCTGATTACTTTAGAaccacttttcttttattatttttaattatccctgcatactttaaattattcaacaattttaccaattttcttttctattcaatgaaagaattaatttcattaacatttaaatagaaagaattGACATTATGACAAATTATGTTGTGATCGTAATTCATATCGGTTTCAAACAATGAGTATTAGGTTAGAGGAAGGTATTAATCCCAATTACAAGAAATAGTATGTGCTAGGACGTATCACTTACAGTAATTTCCATCAAAAAAGGTCCTTGTCAATATGGTCAAAAATGGTACCCAGTTTATCATAGTCTAAGGATCTCTAACTAATACAATTTTTATGGTTACCCAATTCATTTTAATCATAGAAAAAGGCTTCTCTCTCGAGTCCAACATCCCTATTCCAACCACATGGTTTTTCTCAAATAAGATGCAgcaatttatgttttcttaaCATATTTTTGAACCCTTATGCAgcacttatataaatatatgagcTACTCcctttttatcttctttttagttagaaataatgaatatgtcctttttcttattttaaatttttttataatttcagtactattaataacaattttcattaattttatcattcatcgattcaaatatttgaattttagtaCTCTatgtattattaattaaatttcaacatgaaattttaaaaaaaaaggttttcACTTGTCATTTTAGATATTGAGTACTTTTGGTTTAGTGGTTTTGAAGCAAGGAAAGTTACGAGATTATGAAACCTAATTAAAGGCCACATACTacctgaaaaagaagaaagtttCAGCCTAGGTTTATATAGTTAACTTGGTTCAAAAGGTTTTAACTACTCCaagttgattttgaaaagTAATATTCAGAAACAAATCAAGGGAAGAAACACAAGTACACGACCATTTGCttagaaagaaattaataaagtattagcaaacaaaaaggaaatatatataattaaaaactaggTTAGATCACCAATAGCCGGCAGTTGGCAAGCTTCCATCGGGCTTAATATGCAGCAATGGCAAAGGTTTTTACCTATAAATAGTCAAGTAAACATGCAAGGCTTCTCACATCTTGCCCTGGTTAAGCAAACAAAGCTTAAAAGTACAAGTCTTCtcttctcaaaaaaaaaaaaaaaaatgaaaggtggtaaatttctttgttctttcttgCTGTTGGCTTTGGCTTTCTCGTTTGCTTCTGCCTATGATCCCAGCCCTCTTCAAGACTTCTGTGTAGCAATTGATGAACCCAAGAATGCTGGTATAATAAGCTCTTGCAAAGTCGTAATCTGACAATACTACACTAACAATGCACATTtacttgttattttcttattgtttgCATGGCTAACAACTACATTTCTTTGTTAACTAAATGCTGCAGTGTTTGTCAATGGGAAATTCTGCAAGAACCCAAATCTTACCGTAGCTGAAGACTTCTTCTTTTCTGGATTAAACATCCCAAGGGATACTGCAAACCCGAATGGAGTAAATGTCACTCTCTTAAATGTCGATCAAATTGCAGGCCTTAATACCCTTGGTATTTCTCTTGCTCGTATTGACTATGCAGCAAATGGTGGCTTAAACCCTCCGCACACTCACCCTCGAGCAACAGAAATTCTTGTAGTCATTGAAGGAACTCTTTACGTCGGCTTTGTTACATCAAACCCTAATCGCTTCATCTCAAAAGTGCTATACCCAGGAGATGTTTTCGTGTTCCCAATTGGTCTGATTCACTTCCAGTTCAATCTTGCAAAGACGAATGCAGTAGCCTTTGCTGGTTTGAGCAGTCAGAATCCCGGTGTCATTACTATAGCTAATGCAGTGTTTGGACCAAACCCACCTATTAATCCTGCTGTTCTGGCCAAAGCCTTCCAATTGGACAAGAACATAGTGTTGGAACTTCAGAAAAAATTCGATCAAACCAATTAGAAGGGAGGCAGAATGCATGAAACAGGcataaatcatataaataaagagagtACTCTTATTAAAGAGTTTAAGGATTCTCCTGCTAGtggttatattattatatgtattcCTTCTGTTGCTCCCGAgtaagttaattaaataaacatatatttactcagttttttttttgccttttGAACATGTTGCCGTGGTTTGATTTACGTCTTACAAAACGACAATTACTTAAATAGTTCGCaactaaaaattgaaattattatattattgatttgaTAGTAAGTCataaaaataagatcaataatatgtttttttttctcttttgagaAATTATTTAATCTCGATGTGGATGGCTTTCTAAcatgaataattttttcttcttcttcttctttttaactatcaTATTGATGAGTTGAATTTATACATCTAACAAGTTTACCTTATGATaactgaaattaaaaataaattaataaacttataactaagaaaataacaaccTAGCAAgactagaaaaggaaaaagaaaataaatttcatatatatagctgttcatttttatttttctaaattaattttgtgattGAGATTTAGATGTGAATTTTGGAGCTGCATGGAATGTTACATGTAAaggataatttcttttatcaatattcaccttcttttttttcaaaagaaaagggatTGGTCAGATTCTAGGGAGTAAAGAGCAAGACAGGAATTTGCGTTTCTTAAATAAggttggttttctttttcggaTGACTGAAAATCTCAACACAACAAGTAATCCTGAACCTCAAAACTCAAGAGATTAATATGGGGATTTTTTCAGAAATATctaaaaaactattaaaaaatatcatcttttttttctttcaaaaatactGTAAATTGATTTCAATAATACAGTGGTATATGTtagatatactttttttaCAAAATAGTATATGTTATTAACAATTTGGTATAtgttttcataatttttatgatatttaagttttaatatatgttagtATATGTCTGacatatatttagtatttatttgataatattaatttgattgtaGGTTAAACCATTGAAAAACCGACTATATACAAAACTAATatctaaaactattttttaagagtataatttattttatatataaataatttttgttttaaaagaatttaaaaatcatcataagaagaactttttcttttataaatttacagtagaaaatatattaataaaaatcctaattttttatttaaatattttaattttaaaaattatttttttcaataataataatatcagatttaattgattaatttagttaaaatttatataataactcttgaaattattagaaattaaaaaatagtattatgataattattttattattctatatttctatgaaattactaaatattatgtatacttataacataatataataaaaaagtagaAGTAAATGAGATCCATTcgacaaaatataaaatacattaagtatatagttgatattttgaaatatatatatatatatatatatatatatatatatatatatatatatatatatttcaaatataaaaaaaaactaaaaagataaactttaaaattcgatatatttattttagtatttgttgcatatatttatagtacattttaaatattgatatcTTTAAAAACGCCAAACATAACAACAAATGGTATATTCTCAAcaaaatatgatatatattaaatatacatttgaTGTCtgtaactattttaatttatatagattttataaaagaataaagatacACTCTTAGAAAATACTATACATTACacttattttatcatatattgagtataaaatgtatatattagctatatattaagtatatgctaggtaatttttaattaaaatttcaatttgtttaaaatatttttattccaaaatttaattcttgttcTAGTAGCAAAGATATAATATCAAAGTTTATTCAATATAATGGAAtacattcaatttattttaataaatgttccttatatataatatatttactatgtttatatttttagaaaaatataagaaaaaattacagTAAATAGTAtacatttttcaaattttggtatatgtttcatatatatttggtatatatatagtatataaatagtatCTGAAATTAGTTTTTAGCTTCAATTTGTATCTTTGGTATCTATGCGCGTGTAAGCTTGGCCACTATTCAAAaagttttatcaattttttaaaacaagcatatattatttaacaatataaatgCAAGCCATAATCtcatttaattcaatttgttAACCAACTCAagtaattatttcattatttgttCATACATAGATAACATGAGTagtagaatatattttaagcCAATTCAATACTTATAATATCCCAAcacatagaattttttttttttttatgtgcacaaataacatttcaaaaactaaaaacttttaaaaaattatactcaAAATATGTGTGCATTTTTTGTAAAAGGAAAGTTAGAGAAAGTTAATAACAGTTATAAAACAATAGAATTTGAAATCATAATTACCATTTTATTCACTTTAAGACATCCACAAAACTATTTAACTTTTCAATATTTGTATtcacatttataaaatttgaatcaaaCACCAATAAATCAATTCCAACAAATCAAAGTTAAAAATTCATACAACCAAAATTTTTTGGATAGAAACACATCATTAATTACTTGAAAATCatgtagagagagaaagaaaaataaatgaatagtaaaaactaaaattcttAAGAGACTCTATAACATGAGAATAAAAATGGTTGTCTTTGTTGAAGGAGAAACgattgaagaagaaacaagcacCACCTAAGTAAAAGTGTTGGCGATCACTGTGACATCGTGAATTATTGTCTAAAAGTGTTGATGATTCTTTtgtaaaaaagtaaagaaacaAGAGAGAATTGATGAAACAAGATTATGATGAAGAAgagttaaagaaaataaaattaaattaaagctTTCTTAtacataaccccgtaaaaaaaatgaaaatttgcagtaattttgaaaatgtaagttgtatatatttgaaaagcAAAGCATCTATAAATGATATCACTTAAAAAAAGTCagcattttatataattgccTCATTAATATATCTAGCCTAtgtaatctttatttttctaaactcGGTTAAATTGGTGCTTTCCTCATTTATTTCAGAAAATCTTAAATACATTcagtttaataaatataaattataatatattgatacctataattacttattagatgtaatttttgtattgaataattttcttaatcatAGATGATTAATGATATacataattcatatttttattattaataaaatttatttcacaatgaaagaaaaagtttggtcaagtaaatctttaaattatgTACTCCATAAATAACCAACCATGCAGAGCACTAAACTGACCTTACATTGGATTATTGCTTGCAGCAGATAACCAACTACTTGTTAGAAATTTCTAAATACGCTCCCTGCcaatttctctctctcctcccaTTCGCCTACTTCTAACCACCCTTTGTTGCTGAATTCCTGCCAGGAGACTTTCTCGCCTGAAACCACCAGGAATCAACgatttgagagagagagaatttcTCTCTGTGACATGCTTGATTTAGCGACTTCCAAGTGGCTGGACTAGGTCACTACAACCCCATGTCTCCATGGTCCTACGTTCTTATTTATTTCACTATCCAGTCGTACCCCAAAAAGTACATAAAGAGTGGATAATTGCTTTAATTAGATAAACCACTTTTTGaaataacttattattttctgttaTTACATACCTAATGCCATTCTGTTAACACCAAATCACCacttgaaattaaaagaaaaagaaaaacagacaGATTTACGTAAGCCTTTCTACTTACAGTTTAATATAGCACAGACCAGCACAGTTGCCATTGCTACTTTGAACAGCCAAAATCCTGGTGTTATCACTATATGCAACATTCACATTTGTGCATCAGTTAGTCCTGATGTTCTCGGTAAGCATTTCCAACTGAAAAACAATGTTGTCAACTATCTCCTGAAATAGTCTGGGGAAGCAATAAATATAGACATGCATAAAGCAACCATGAACCAGTAAACTTCTTAGGTAATGTAATAGAATAAAACTCGGATCCAGCCATCTTCTTTTGTCTATGTTTCGATTTTGAATGAAATATGAAATACTAGTATATTATCAATGGCCCTCCTATTTCAAAAGGTTATGTTTGAAAGTGGATCAAGATTTCACATTCTATCTACCGTTCTTTGACTAGGCTGAAAAGAGACCATGAAATTATCAGTTCTGAAGTGCTCATCTTCCAGAACAGCTTCAGATGAACACAGTGACGTGTTCATAGGAACAGCATAAAGATTTCTAGAATTACTTCATCAGGGATCCTCTCAAGGCAAAACAATAACGTAAAATTCCTGTTTTCATTTTCACCcgaaaaagataagaaaaatgaagaaaaagctCACAGGTCAAGCAATAAAGTATTTGCCATAATCAAAACTGAATAAACAACTTTATTTAGCAGACAATCTCCGGATAGAAATAGTGTAACCAATG
Coding sequences within:
- the LOC8258682 gene encoding germin-like protein subfamily 1 member 13, encoding MKGGKFLCSFLLLALAFSFASAYDPSPLQDFCVAIDEPKNAVFVNGKFCKNPNLTVAEDFFFSGLNIPRDTANPNGVNVTLLNVDQIAGLNTLGISLARIDYAANGGLNPPHTHPRATEILVVIEGTLYVGFVTSNPNRFISKVLYPGDVFVFPIGLIHFQFNLAKTNAVAFAGLSSQNPGVITIANAVFGPNPPINPAVLAKAFQLDKNIVLELQKKFDQTN